CAGGTGGGTCGAAGGTACGGGCAAGGCGCAGCTCTGGAAAGAGCTTCGCCCAGATAAGGGTGATGAGGATCGCACCGATCCCGCCCCCGATCACTGCCGCGACCGGCCCGACCAGAGCGGCGAGAAAACCGGATTCGGCCTCGCCCAGTTCGTTGGAGGCGGAAATGGTGAGCTGCGACAGGCTGGACACGCGGCCGCGCATCTCATCGGGGGTGTGGAGCTGGATCAGCGACTGGCGGACATAGACCGACACCATGTCGGCGGACCCCAGCAGGATCAGGGCGGTGATGCCGACCGTCGGTGCGATGGCGCGCGGCAGGAAGGCGGTGGAGCCGAAGACGATCGTCGCGATGCCGAACAGGATCACCGCGCCCAGCATTTTCAGGCCCACCTCCGTCCTCATCGGGCGGAAGGAGAAGAAGAGAGCGGTGACGCCCGCGCCGATGCCGGGGGAGGCGGCGAGATGCCCAAGCCCTTCCGACCCGACATGCAATATGTCGCGGGCATAGACGGGCAGCAGCGCCGTCGCCCCCGCCAGCAGCACGGCGAACAGGTCCAGCGTGATCGTGGCCAGCACGAGCCGATTGGTGCGGACATAGGTGAAGCCGTCGATCATCTGGCGCAGCGGATGGCGGCTGGTGTCGCGTGGCGGCTGCGGCACCGGGCCGATCATCAGCATGCAGAGGAGCGCCAGCGCGAACAGCCCCGATGCCAGCGCATAGGCGCCCCAGGGCTGGAACGCATAGGCATAGCCGCCCAGCGCCGGCCCGGCGATCATGCCCGTCTGCCAGACCACGCTGGAAATGGCGATGGCATTGGGCAGCACTTCGCGCGGCACCAGATTGGGGGCCAGCGCGCTATAGGCCGGGCCGTTGAAGGCGCGGGCGATGCCGACAATCGCCGCGATGCCGAAGATCAGCGGCAGGCTGACCCAGCCCTCATAGGTCGCGAAGGCCAAGGTGCCCGATGCGACCACCAGAAGCAGCAGGGTGAAGCGGGAGATCAGGCGCCGGTCGAAATGATCGGCCACCCAGCCCGTCACGGGCGTCAGGAAGAAAAGCGGCAGAAACTGGGCCAGGCCGATCAAGCCCAGCTGAGCCGAGGCGCCGCCCGTACTCATGGTTTCGCGCGCGATATTATAGGCTTGCCATGCCAGCACCACCATCATGCCGTACTGGGCCAGCACCGACGCCAGCCGTCCCAGCAGATAGGCCCTGAAATCGCCGAAGCTTAGCGGGTGGCGGGGACTGGAGGGGCTATGCATGGCCTCTCCTTAGCGTTTGCACAATGACTCCCGCAACCGTGCCGGTAGAGAAATGGCACAGCAATATTTGGGGCGGTGATGCTCCGCCTATCGACATGATCGCAGATGTTTAACGATCAGGCTGCAACATGATCCCGCTTACCGACCCGTTGCGCACCGAGCAGACGAAGGGCACGGAACGCCGGTCGCCAAAGGGGCCGACCTGGCCTTCCACCTCCCAGCCGGTCGCCATGGTGCTGGCGAAGGGGCGTCCGAGCACGCGGGTGCCCGGTCCAGCCTCCTCTTGCGCCTTGGCGATGCAGGCGTTGCGGGCCGCCGCCGCCGTATGGATCGGGCCATAGCCGGGCGAGGTATAGGGCTGGCGCTTGGCATCGCGTTCCGCCTGACGGTCGCGGGCGACGTCACTGACGATGGCGGCGTCGGCGGCGCGATGCAGGTCGCGATAATCCTGGGCATGAAGGGGCAGGGCAAGCGCCAGACCCATTATGCCGATGACTGGCTTTCCGATATGCATGGCGTTTCTCCCGCGCTTATTTGAACAGGCTGCCCAAAATACCCCGCACCAACTGCCCCGCAATTCCGCCGGAGGATCTGCGGCTCGACCCGCCGAAGACCGCGCGGCCCAGTTCATTGGCGACCTGACGACCCACAGAGGAGGCAGCGGAGCGGGTGGCGGACTGAATCGCCTTGTCGAAACCGGATGGTTTGGCGGCTTCGCGGGCGGCGGCGGCGTCCTGCCGCGCCTGTTCCTTCAATTGGGCTTCGCGCTGCTTGGCCTCGACCTTGGCCTGGGCGGCGGCGGCCTTGTCGGCTTCGGCCTTCGCCTGAGCGGCCTGGGCTGCCGCGGCGGCGGCCTGACCCCGCGCGGCCAGGATTTCCTGCGCGGATTCGCGGTTGACGGTCGTGTCATATTTGCCCGCGCAGGGTGATATGGACTGGATGATTGCGCGTTCCTTGGCATCGACCGGGCCAAGGCGCGAGCGCGGCGGGGCGATCAGCGTGCGCTGGACGATGCCGGGTGAGCCGTCTTCCTGAAGCAGCGACACCAAAGCCTCGCCCACTTTCAGTTCGGTGATCGCGGTTTCGACATTGAGGTCCGGATTGACGCGGAAGGTGTCCGCCGCCGCCTTGATTGCCTTCTGGTCGCGGGGGGTGAAGGCGCGCAGCGCGTGCTGGACGCGATTGCCGAGCTGACCGGCCACATCCTCGGGAATGTCGATCGGGTTCTGCGTCACGAAATAGACGCCCACGCCCTTGGAGCGGATGAGGCGGACGACCTGCTCGATCTTGTCGGTCAGCGCCTTGGGCGCGTCGTCGAACAGAAGGTGCGCCTCGTCGAAGAAGAAGACGAGCACGGGCTTGTCGGGGTCGCCCACTTCGGGGAGGGTTTCGAACAGTTCGCTGAGCAGCCAGAGCAGGAAGGTGGCGTAGAGCTTGGGGCTCTGCATCAGCTTGACGGCGGCCAGGATGTTGACATAGCCGCGACCCTTGTCGTCGACCTTCAGCATGTCGTGAATGTCGAGAGCCGGTTCCCCGAAGAAATGGTCGCCGCCCTGGCTTTCAAGCTGGAGCAGTTGCCGCTGGATCGCGCCGACGCTGGCCTTGGTCACATTGCCATATTGAGCGGAGAGGGTGTCGGCATTTTCCGCGCAATAGGCGAGCATGGATTGCAGATCGCCCAGGTCAAGCAGCAGCAGCCCCTGTTCGTCGGCATATTTGAAGGCGATGGACAGCACGCCTTCCTGCGTTTCGTTAAGGCCCATCAGCCGGGAGAGCAGCAGCGGCCCCATTTCGCTGACGGTGGTGCGGACCGGATGGCCCTGTTCGCCGTACAGGTCCCAGAAGATGGCCGGATTATCGGCATAGCTGTAATTTTCGACGCCGATTTCTCTGGCGCGCTCGACCAGTTTGTCGGCATTTTTCGCTGTGGGGGAACCGGCCATGGAAATGCCGGACAGGTCGCCCTTCACGTCCGCGAGGAAAACCGGGACGCCCAGCGCGGAGAAGCTTTCGACGATGCCCTGCAGCGTCACCGTCTTGCCGGTGCCGGTCGCGCCCGCGATCAGGCCGTGACGATTGGCCCTGCGCAGATTGAGCATCTGGGGGATGCCGCCATCCTTGTCCGGTGCGCCAAGGCCGATGAAAATGCCGTCGCTCATCTGCGTCATGCTCCTCAAATGCTGCGGGCCGCGCTCGCCGGAGTCCGTCTTCTCCCGTTTAACGGGGAGTTGGCACCTCCGGCAAGCGCGACCCGTAACGATCGGCCCAAATATCCGATTAAAGGCGTTTCAGCCGTTTATTTGTCGCGCAGGCGCACCGGCAGGAAGACGGCGGGCTGGCCCCGGCGCAGCACCTGAAGCAGGATCGCGGTGCGGCCCTGAGCGGATACGGCCTTCACTTGCGCATCCAGTTCCGCCTGGCTGGCGACCGGGCGGTTGTTGGCGGTGATGATGACATCGCCCCGGCGCAGGCCCTTGGCACCGGCATCGGTCGACCCGTCGACGGCGGTGATGACGATCCCGCGCGTATCGGCCGCGATGCCGAGTTGGCGGATGATGTTCGAGGTCAGCGGAATGGCGGAGATGCCGAGCGACTGCCGGGTTGCCTGGCTGTTGCCGGACTGATCGTCCTGCTGCTGTTGCTGGCTGAAATCATCGTCCTGCTGCTGGGCAAAGGCGTTCAGCTCATCTTCGGACGGACGCTCGCCGACCACGGCGGTCACCGTCTGGCGCTGGCCGTTGCGCAGCAGCACGATCGGTACGCGCCCGCCGATCGGCTGGTTGGCGACGATGGACGAGAGATTCTGGTCCGGCGTCACTTCCTGACCCGCGACGCTGACGATCACGTCGCCCGCCTTGATCCCGGCCTTGTCCGCGCCCTTGCCGGGTTCGACGCCCTGCACGAATTCGCCGCGATTCTTGGCGAGGCCCAGCGAATCGGCCAGATCTTCACCCAGCGGACTGATCTGGATGCCCAGATAGCCGCGCTTGACGGCCTGCCCCTTGCGCAGCGTTTCGACGATCGGTTGCGCCTGTTCGGACGGGATCGCGAAGCCGATGCCGACATTGCCGCCCGAGGGCGACAGGATCTGGCTGTTGATGCCGATCACATTGCCGCGCATGTCGAACATCGGGCCGCCGCTATTGCCCTGGTTGATCGATGCGTCGGTCTGGATGAACTTGTCGTAGGTGCCGCCGGTGCCGCGATGCACGGCGGAGATGATGCCCGCCGTCACCGTGCCCGAAAGCGCGAAGGGGTTGCCGATGGCGATCACCCAGTCACCGACGCGCGCCTTGGTGCTGTCGCCGAACTTGACGAAGGGCAGGGCCTTTTTCGGTTCGATCTTGAGGACCGCGATGTCGGTCGCGGGATCGCGGCCGATCAGCTTGGCGGGATATTCCTCGCGGTTGGTGAGGGTGACGGTGATCGAATCCACCGTGGCTCCCTCCGCGCCCGCGGACACCACATGGTTATTGGTGACGATATAGCCGTCAGCCGAGATGATGAAGCCCGAACCCAGCGACTGCGCCTGACGGGTCTGCGGCTTGCCGCCCTGACCCTGGCCGAACAGATCGCCAAAGGGGGTGCCTGCAAAGGGGTTCTGCACCTGCACGCGCTGTTTGGTCGAGATGTTGACCACGGCCGGTTGCAGCTTTTCGACCATATCGGCTAGGCTGGCGGGCGCTCCGGCGGGGGCGGCGGCCTGCATGCCCTCATTCTGGGCGACCTGCGCCCCGACATGGGAGCTGGTGGTGACGGCAATGGCGGTGCCGCCGAGCAGCAGGGCGCCGGTAATGGCATAAGCGTAACGCACTCGTGACGGTCCTCTCATGAACTTGGCGAAGGAAAGGCGGGACTCTGCGAAGAGAGCGGGATGCGCCGCCTTGCCTTAACCGTCATTGAATGGCGCGGGTTCCGTAATGAAATCAACGCCCAATCAACGCCTTTGATGTATCAGCGTCCCTGAAACTGCTTCAGGAAATCATTGTCGCGGGACAGGACCATGCTGGTCGATCCCTGCTTGTCCGGCGCGAATGTATAGCGATAAGCCTGCATCGCGCGATAGAAATCGTAGAATTGCGCGTCCTTGCCGAAACTTTCCGAATAAATGCGCGCGGCATTGGCGTCAGCCTCGGCCCGGATGATCTGGGCCTGCTTGGCGCCCTGGGCGCGGATGGTCAGCGCTTCCTGTTCCCGCGCGGTGCGCATGCGGGTGAAGGCGCTTTCCAGCGGCGCGCCATCGGGCAGGTCGGCGCGCTTGATCCGCACGTCGACGATCTGCGCGCCATATTGGCGGGCGACGCGGTTCAGCCCCGCCTCGATATTGTCCATCACCTGGCCGCGCTCGGGCGAGAGCAGGGCCGCGAAGGGACGCTTGCCCAGTTCGTTGCGCAGCGCGGAGCCCAGGATCGGCCGCAGCGCGTCGGACACGCGTTCCTCGCTGCCCGCCGCAATGTACATGCGCAACGGATCGACGATGCGGTAGCGGGCGAAAGCATCGACCTGCAAGCGCAACTGGTCGGTGGAAAGCACCTGCTGGCGCTCCATCTCGACCGACAGGACGCGCTTGTCGATCCAGACGATCTGATCGATGAACGGCCAGCGCAGGATGATGCCCGCGCCGGTCTTGCCGAAATCCTCATTCGGGCGATAGCGGTTGATGATCTTCTTGGGATCGCCGAAGCGCACGATCACGCCCTGCTTGGTTTCGGGCACGATGGCGATGGTGCTGCCGATCAGCAGCAACGCGGCGATGGCCAGCAGCGCGAGCGCGACGGGATGACGGACAAGGGTCTGCATCACTGGCCCCCCTCGGTCGTATTCCCGTTCTGGGCGGTCGCCGCCTGTGCGCGGCGCTTGAGTTCGGGCAGCGGCAGGAACGGCGTCACATTGCCGCTTTCGACGATAGTCTTGTCGACGTTCGCCAGGACACCCTCCATGGTTTCATAATACATACGGCGGCGGGTTACGTCGGGCGCGAGCTTGTACTGCTCATACACCTTGTCGAAGGCGGCAGCCTCGCCCTGCGCCTTGGCCGTCACCTGCTGCGCGGCGGCGCGGGCTTCGTTGAGATAGGTCTGGGCGGTCTGCTGCGCGGCGGACACGGCCTTGAACGCGTCGTTGACGGCGGTCGGCGGGTCGGCCTGCTTGATCGCGACGCCCTGCACGCGGATGCCCGACTTATAGCCGTCGAGGATTTCCTGCATGCGCTGTTCGACCTGCTGCTCGATCTCGCTACGGCCGGCGCCCAGCGCGTCCTCCAGGCTGACGCTGGCGACGACCGAGCGCATCGCGCTTTCCGCGACCTCGCGGACCGAGGCGTCGGGATCGGACAGCTGGAACAGGTAGAGTTCCGGGCTGCGGATGTTCCACCGCACCGAATAGGCGAGGTCGATGATGTTCTGGTCGCCGGTCAGCACCAGATTTTCGCTTTCCGCGCGGGTCGATCCGATGTCGATGGTGCGGATTTCCTCCACATCCACGGTCGTCACATTTTCGAACGGCGCGGGCAGGGTCAGGCTGATGCCGGGTGAGAGGGTACGGCTATATTTGCCGAGCAGGGTGACGACGCCGCGTTCCTGCGGGCCGACGCGATGGAAGCAGGTCAGCACCAGCCACAGCAGCACGAGGATGCCGATGGCGGCGGGCCACAGCGTCCGGCCGGTAGGCCGCGGCGGCAGATTGCCGAAGCCGCCGCCCTGTCCAAAGCTTTCCTTGCTGCGGCGGAGAAGTTCCTCGATCGCGGAAGGCCCCTTGGAACCGGAGGGACGGCCCGGTTGCGTCCAGGGATTGCGCGGACCGCCTTCGCGTCCACCGTCCCCGCCCTGTCCGTCCGGCCCGTCGCCCTTGCCACCCCAGGGACCCTGGGTCATGGCGCTTGCAATGCGGGGCATCCACCCGAAAATTCTGTTCATCGCTCCTCTATAGGAAGGCTCTTCCGCGAAAAACAGTGCCCTTCGCAACGATTATTGTTTCGAATGATGTCGCTGAAGGGATTTCGCGGGGAGGCGATAGGTTCTACAGGGCTGCCCCATGACCGAGCTTGAAGATTTTGCCGCCCGCCTGAAAACGCTGACCGATGGCCGCGCCAGCGCGCCGCGGATGAAGGATGGCGTGATGTCGCTGGCGCTGGATGTGGCGGGCCTGTCGCCTGAACAGCGCGACGCCGTGGCCGCCGCGATCCGCGAGGGCGCGCTGACCGTGCCGGGGGTGAGCGACGTGCGCATCGCCATGACCGCCGAGCGTTCGACAGGAGGAAAGGGGCCAGAGAAGAAGGAGGCGGTGAAGATCATTGCCGTCGCCTCCGGCAAGGGCGGGGTCGGCAAATCGACGCTTTCGGCCAATCTGGCGGTTGCGTTGCAACGATTGGGCGTGCGGGTCGGACTGGTCGACGCCGATATCTACGGCCCCTCGCAGGCGCGGTTGATGGCGAGCGAGGACCGCAAGCCCCAGGCAAAAGACAAGCAGCTTATCCCGGTGCAAAGCCCCTTCGGCATTCCGATGCTGTCGATGGCGCATCTGGTGGAACCGGGCAAGGCGCTGGCATGGCGCGGGCCGATGGCGGGCAATGCGCTTGCCCAGTTGATCGATGCGGACTGGGGCGAGGCGGAGGTGCTGGTGGTCGACATGCCGCCGGGCACCGGCGACGTGCAGCTTTCCATGGTGCAGAAGCACAAGCCGGCCGGCGCCGTCATCGTCTCGACGCCGCAGGATCTGGCGCTGATCGATGCGACCCGCGCGGTCAGCCTGTTCGAGCAGACCCATGTGCCGATGATCGGCCTGGTCGAGAATATGGCGGGCTATGCCTGCCCCCATTGCGGAGAAGTATCCGATCCCTTCGGTCAGGGCGGTGCGGAAGCCGCCGCCGGGGAAATGGGCATGCCTTTCCTTGGCCGCATTCCGCTCGCCATCGATATTCGCCGGCGTTCGGATGCCGGCGATCCTCTGGCGGCGGGTGACGATGCGCATGGCGCTGCTTTCCGCGCCATTGCGGAGAAGGTGGTGGAGTGGCTCAAGGGAAGTCCCCGCTGAGGGAACGGCTTGCGCGCGCCCTGCGTCTTTCCCATGTGGGACAGCATATGGAGGGCCGTTACATGCCGTTGACCGCAGCGCAGGATATCGCCGATCTGCTGAATGAAACCCGCACCATCGCGCTGGTCGGCATTTCCGACCGGCCGGATCGGCCCAGCTATGGCGTGATGAAAAGCTTGCAGGACCATGGCTATCGCGTCCTGCCGGTCAATCCGTAGATTGCGGGCGAGCATGTCCATGGCGAATTCGTCTGGGGGCGCCTGTCGGACATCGGTGTGCCGATCGACATGGTCGACATCTTCCGCCGGAGTGAGGCCGCGGGCGAAGCGGTGGACGATGCTATAGCCGCCGGCGCGAAATCAGTCTGGATGCAGCTTGCCGTGGTGGATGAGGCGGCTGCCGCCCGCGCGGAGGCGGCGGGGCTGAAGGTGGTGATGGACCGCTGCCCGGTGATCGAGATACGTCGCCTCCGGCTTGCGCCCGTCAGCGCGCAATAGGGCTTTCCAGAGCTTCCAAGCCTCTTTATCAGCGGGAATATGGGGCGCGCACCGCGGAAGCAGGGTCAGCAGACAGAGAAGGGGTTGAACCGGCGCACGCTGTTGATCGGCGGAGGCGCGGCGGCCGGGCTGTTGCTGGCCTGGGGGGTATGGCCGCGCTCCTATCGTCCCAATCTCAACACGGCCCCCGGCGAAACCGCCTTCAACGCCTTCCTCAAGATCGACAAAGCGGGGCAGGTCATCGTGATCGTGCCGCAGACGGAGATGGGGCAGGGGATCAGCACCCTCTTGCCGCAGATATTGGCCGACGAACTGGGCGCTGACTGGCGCACCGTGGGCGTGCAGAGCGCGCCGGTCGGCCCGCTATACGCCAACACGCTGCTGGCGCGCGAATGGCTGGCCAATGACTGGAGCCGCCTTGCCGGGGGCGCGGGCGAATGGACCATCGATCAATATGCGACGCGGCGTGCGCTGATGCTGACGGGGGCGGGCACTTCTCTCCCCATGTTCCATCAGGCCTATCGGGAGGCAGGTGCGGCGGCGCGGGTGCTGCTGTGCAAGGCGGCGGCGGCGCGGTGGGACGTGGCCTGGGAAAGCTGCGACATCCGGGACGGCATCATTTCCGATGGCGGGCAGCGCAGGCTGAAACTGGGCGAAGTGGTGGAGGATGCCGCCACCTACGACCTGCCCGACATATTGCCCTTCCGTCAGGGGGAGGTGGACCGGCTGGCGGGGCAGGATCTGCCCCGGCTCGACACCCCGTCCAAGATCGACGGCAGCCATAATTTCTCGGCCGACATCCGCCTGCCCGATATGGTGTTCGCATCGATCCGGCAGGGACCGATCGGTGACGCGGTGCTGAAAAGCGTCAATGAGGGCGCAGCGAAGTCCGTCACCGGCTTTCTGAAGCTGATCCGGCGGGACCGCTGGGTGGCGGCGGTCGCCAGCAACTGGTGGGCGGCGAACAAGGCGCTGGATCTGGCCGATCCGGTCTTCGCGCTTTCCGGCCAGCCGGTGGACAGCGCGGGGATCGACGCGGCGCTGAAACAGGCCTTTTCCAGCTCGTCCGGCGAACGGCTTTATGCGCAGGGCGATCTGAAGCCGTTCGACGGGGCGGCGGTCGTCACCGGCGAATATCGGGTCCGGCCGGGGCTGCATCTGGCGCTGGAGCCGATGAGCGCGACGGCGCGGATCACGGAGGATGCGGCGGAAGTGTGGATGGCGACGCAGGCCCCCGGCTTTGCGCGGGGGGCCATTGCGAAGGCGCTGGGGCTGTCGGCGGGGGCGGTGACGCTCTATCCGCTGCATGCGGGCGGCGGCTATGGACGCCGCATGGATTTCGAGGCGGGCGTGCAGGCCGCGCTCCTCTCCCGCGAGATGGGGCGGCCGGTGCAACTGCTCTGGTCGCGGCTGGAGGATGTGATTCAGGACCGGCCCAGCGCCCCCGCCCTTGCCCGCATGGCAGGGAAGATCGGCCGCAACGGCGCGATCGAGGGCTGGTCGGCCAAGGTCGCCGCGCCTTGCGCCATGACCGAAACCTGGGCGCGTATCGCCCATGGCAAGCTGCCGCACGAGGCCAGTGCCGAGGTGGGGGGCGTTTCGACCCGGCTGGCGGTGGCGGGCATGGAATTGCCCTATGCCGTGCCGAACTGGGCGGTGGATCACTTCCCCGCCGCGACCGGCCTGCCGCTCGGTTTCACGCGGGGCAATGCGCATATGCACGGCGCCTTCTTCACCGAAAGTTTCATGGACGAGCTGGCGCATCAGGCGCAGATGGAGGCGATGTCCTTCCGCATCCAGATGCTGGGCAGCAATGCGCGCCTGGCCCATTGCCTGACAACGGTCGGCGCCATGGGCGGCTGGCAAGGCGGGATTGCAGGCAGCGGGCAGGGGCTGGCGGCGCATGTGATGGGTGGCGCCTTTATCGCGATCATGGTGGAGGCTGGGATTTCGCAAGGGAAATTGCAGGTCGGGCGGATCGTTGCTGCCGTCGATGGCGGGGAACAGGTCAACCCCGATATCGCCCGGCAGCAGATTGAAGGCGGCCTGATCCACGGCCTGGCCCATGCCATGGGCGCGTCCGTCCCCTATGCGAAGGGGATGCCGACGCGCGCGATCCTCGGCCGCATGGGGCTGCCGCGGCTGGGTGATGTGGGGGAGGTGACGGTCGAACTGATCCGCAGCACGGCGTCGCCCGCTGGTCTGACCGACGTGGCCGCGCCACTGGTTGCCCCGGCTGTCGCCAATGCTCTGTTCACCACGGTTGGGCGGCGCTTTCGCAATCTGCCGCTGATGGAGGGATAATGGGCAGAACCGGCATCCTTCTCATCAATCTGGGTACGCCCGACGCGCCCGATGCGGCGTCGGTTCGGCGCTATCTCAAGGAATTTCTGTCCGATCCCCGCGTGGTCGAGATTCCGCAATGGCTCTGGCAGCCGATATTGCGCGGTCCGATCCTGATGACGCGTCCGCGCAAATCGGCCCATGCCTACAGCCAGGTGTGGATGAAGGAAGGGTCGCCGCTGGCGGTCCACACCCGCGCCACCGCGACTGCCCTGCAACAGCGTCTGCCGGAACTGACGGTGGACTGGGCGATGCGTTACGGCAATCCGTCCATTGCATCCCGTCTGGAGGCGATGGCGGCGGCTGGATGCGACCGTATCCTGCTGGCGCCGCTCTATCCGCAATATTGCGCGGCGACGACTGCGACGGCGCTGGACGCTGCCTATGCGGCGCTGGGCAAGATGCGGGCGCAACCCGCCGTTCGAACGCTGGCGCCCTATTTTGCCGACCCGGCCTATATCGAGGCGCTGCGCGCCTCCACGCTGGCGCAACTGGCCGCGCTGGATTTCGCGCCCGACCTGCTGATCGCCAGTTTCCATGGCATGCCGGAGCGGACGCGGTTGCTGGGCGACCCCTATCGCGATCAATGCGTGGAAACCGCGCGGTTGCTGGCGGAAGCCTTGGGTCGGGAAGTTCGCGTGACATTTCAATCGCGTTTCGGGCGCGCGAAGTGGCTGGGCCCCGCAACCGATGACAGTTTGAAGACTCTGCCTGGGCAGGGGGTGAAGAACATCGCCGTGCTGACACCCGGATTTGCCGCGGATTGCCTGGAAACCGTCGAGGAGATCGCCATTCGGGGCAAAGCCGAATTTATCTCCGCCGGCGGTAATAATTTTGTCCATTTGAGTTGTTTGAACTCAACTCCGGACGCTATGACCCTTTATGAGATTCTGGTCCGCCGT
This region of Sphingobium sp. EM0848 genomic DNA includes:
- the hemH gene encoding ferrochelatase; the encoded protein is MGRTGILLINLGTPDAPDAASVRRYLKEFLSDPRVVEIPQWLWQPILRGPILMTRPRKSAHAYSQVWMKEGSPLAVHTRATATALQQRLPELTVDWAMRYGNPSIASRLEAMAAAGCDRILLAPLYPQYCAATTATALDAAYAALGKMRAQPAVRTLAPYFADPAYIEALRASTLAQLAALDFAPDLLIASFHGMPERTRLLGDPYRDQCVETARLLAEALGREVRVTFQSRFGRAKWLGPATDDSLKTLPGQGVKNIAVLTPGFAADCLETVEEIAIRGKAEFISAGGNNFVHLSCLNSTPDAMTLYEILVRRELAGWLER